In Clostridiaceae bacterium, a single genomic region encodes these proteins:
- the dapB gene encoding 4-hydroxy-tetrahydrodipicolinate reductase: protein MIKVCLVGLGKAGKEVAKVLMEQRDIKLVAAVCSPGSWKVGKDLGEIIGCAKTGIKVHSSDNLEEMMFKARPDVVVDFSNPDATMKNAVIFSKMKAGIVIATTGFSDEDLDKLYKLTQKYHNGIVYAPNITLGVNVLMLLANIASNILNNYDFQITEMHHKRKKDAPSGTALKIANEIKRGLIASGSASRDTVIPITAIRAGGVVGKHKVLIIGEEDRIEISHESFSRRIFGEGALYAVRFVYKKSGFFEMKDVLNINETLKNCLALGSEGSPAANC from the coding sequence ATGATTAAAGTTTGTCTTGTTGGACTTGGTAAAGCAGGAAAAGAAGTAGCGAAAGTTCTTATGGAACAAAGGGATATAAAACTTGTGGCAGCAGTATGCAGCCCTGGAAGTTGGAAAGTCGGCAAAGATCTGGGAGAAATAATAGGTTGTGCAAAAACAGGTATAAAAGTACATTCCTCTGATAATTTAGAAGAAATGATGTTCAAGGCAAGACCTGACGTAGTGGTGGATTTTTCAAATCCTGATGCCACCATGAAAAATGCTGTTATATTTTCAAAAATGAAAGCAGGGATAGTAATTGCAACTACCGGTTTTTCTGATGAGGATTTGGATAAGTTGTACAAGCTTACTCAGAAATACCATAATGGTATAGTCTATGCTCCCAACATAACCCTTGGAGTGAATGTACTTATGCTTTTGGCAAATATTGCTTCAAATATTCTGAACAATTATGATTTTCAGATTACAGAGATGCATCATAAAAGGAAAAAAGATGCTCCTTCAGGTACAGCATTAAAGATTGCAAATGAAATAAAAAGAGGTTTAATAGCCTCAGGTAGTGCATCCAGAGATACAGTTATACCTATAACTGCAATAAGAGCAGGTGGTGTTGTAGGGAAACACAAGGTATTAATAATAGGTGAGGAAGATAGAATTGAAATCTCCCATGAGTCTTTTTCAAGAAGGATTTTTGGGGAAGGAGCCCTTTATGCAGTAAGGTTCGTATATAAAAAGTCAGGTTTTTTTGAAATGAAGGATGTCCTAAATATAAATGAAACCTTAAAAAACTGCCTGGCACTTGGATCAGAGGGCTCACCGGCCGCTAATTGTTAA
- a CDS encoding D-alanyl-D-alanine carboxypeptidase: MCKKILRSLSCCILSVLLLFLFPSAALTNNISYSSLPDSSLAGPEIKAKSAVLMESKRGQILYGKSPDTKLHISAANKIMCALVVIESTKLDAKVTISKEAVDTQGSTLNLEVGEKYSVEDLLYAIMLTSANDVAIALAEYVGGDIAKFVDMMNTKAYDLNLKDTYFTNPTGLYDENQYTTAYDMAMLIKYAISNPTFNRIFATSLKPWVSAGGKSTVLKSQNELFWSYDGVDGGKTGYNVPELQTAITTASNNNLRLICVVLDSPQSSVFVDSTNLLNFGFLHFRTGILVKKGEPLQSVTIGDQIVNLISSTDIYYTHPIGESFVKSFDVKIINDLTPPIQKNMIIGTARYILQDNTIIDINLYPDREISPPQSLYSVISSKVSENRDIFILVGTLLAIEVVLMIYNLTRYIAKKRNKKRNPESVNN, from the coding sequence ATGTGTAAAAAAATTCTGCGGAGTTTGTCATGCTGTATATTATCCGTATTGCTTCTTTTTCTGTTCCCTAGTGCAGCTTTGACAAATAACATCAGTTACAGCAGCTTACCTGACAGTTCCCTGGCAGGTCCTGAAATAAAAGCTAAATCTGCTGTACTGATGGAATCAAAAAGAGGACAGATTTTATATGGTAAATCACCGGATACAAAACTTCATATTTCCGCTGCCAACAAGATTATGTGCGCACTGGTTGTTATTGAATCAACGAAACTGGATGCAAAAGTTACAATAAGTAAGGAGGCTGTCGATACACAAGGCTCAACTCTCAATCTTGAAGTTGGTGAAAAATATAGTGTGGAGGATTTACTTTATGCTATTATGTTAACCTCTGCAAACGATGTAGCTATAGCACTGGCTGAATATGTAGGCGGCGATATAGCTAAATTTGTGGACATGATGAATACCAAAGCATATGATCTTAACCTTAAAGACACCTACTTCACCAACCCTACCGGACTGTACGATGAGAATCAATATACCACTGCATATGATATGGCAATGCTGATAAAGTATGCCATTTCTAATCCCACTTTTAACAGAATTTTTGCCACATCACTAAAACCATGGGTAAGTGCAGGAGGAAAATCCACCGTCCTAAAAAGTCAGAATGAACTTTTCTGGAGTTATGACGGGGTGGATGGAGGTAAAACAGGTTATAATGTACCGGAATTACAAACAGCAATAACAACTGCATCAAATAATAACCTGAGATTAATCTGTGTAGTTCTGGATTCTCCTCAAAGCAGTGTTTTTGTAGATTCCACAAATCTCCTCAATTTTGGTTTCCTGCACTTTAGAACCGGTATTTTGGTGAAAAAGGGTGAACCCCTGCAAAGTGTCACAATAGGTGATCAAATAGTCAATTTAATCAGTTCTACTGATATTTATTATACTCATCCTATAGGAGAGAGTTTTGTAAAAAGTTTTGATGTTAAAATAATTAATGATCTTACTCCTCCCATACAAAAAAATATGATAATTGGTACCGCAAGATATATTCTGCAGGATAATACCATTATTGATATAAATCTTTATCCGGACAGGGAAATATCCCCTCCCCAGAGTTTGTATTCAGTCATTTCCAGCAAAGTATCTGAAAACAGGGATATTTTTATACTTGTGGGCACGTTGCTGGCTATAGAGGTTGTTTTAATGATTTACAATTTAACCAGGTATATTGCAAAAAAACGAAATAAAAAACGAAATCCTGAGTCTGTTAACAATTAG